The proteins below come from a single Juglans regia cultivar Chandler chromosome 12, Walnut 2.0, whole genome shotgun sequence genomic window:
- the LOC108985238 gene encoding uncharacterized protein LOC108985238, with amino-acid sequence MQKTSKGKEDDEEKGALGIWDCGSPLYDSYELVSVTHIIDRHLMSLPYIGGSKRNFFLARSFSRANDQAVLATTSINVSNSASSSRRRSTTCEGSASAAMVARLDKFDVRKLLKRKVNLGGTGRRKEHPEKAKTWLSALLKRIGFWKKI; translated from the coding sequence ATGCAAAAGACAtcgaaaggaaaagaagatgatgaagaaaaagGAGCATTGGGAATATGGGATTGTGGAAGCCCTTTATATGACTCGTACGAACTGGTTTCAGTTACTCATATCATCGATCGGCATCTGATGTCACTGCCATATATCGGTGGATCAAAGCGTAATTTCTTCCTCGCCCGATCATTCTCTCGAGCAAATGATCAAGCTGTACTTGCCACCACTTCAATTAATGTATCGAACTCGGCCTCCTCCTCCAGAAGAAGAAGTACTACTTGCGAAGGTTCTGCATCTGCTGCCATGGTGGCCAGGTTGGATAAATTTGATGTGAGGAAGCTGTTGAAGAGGAAGGTGAACCTGGGTGGAACTGGCCGAAGGAAGGAACATCCTGAAAAAGCGAAAACATGGCTGTCTGCTTTACTTAAGAGGATTGGTTTCTGGAAGAAGATCTAG
- the LOC108985239 gene encoding jasmonoyl--L-amino acid synthetase JAR4-like isoform X3, producing MLEKMEEFDPEKVIEEFEAITRDAGKVQRETLKKILEENGSAEYLQSLGLNGRTDPESFKTCVPLVTHKELEPYIHRIADGDPSPILTGKPITTISLSSGTTQGKPKFVPFNDELMESTMQIYRTSFAFRNREFPIGNGKGLQFIYSSKQFQTKGGLAAGTATTNVYRNSQFKETMKAIQSQSCCPDEVIFGPDFHQSLYCHLLCGLIFRDEVQFVFSTFAHSILHAFRTFEQVWEELCTDIREGVLSNRVSAPSIRAAMSKLLKPNPELADLVYKKITGLSNWYRLIPELFPNAKYIYGIMTGSMEPYLRKLRHYAGELPLLSADYGSSEGWIGANVNPKLPPESATFAVLPNIGFFEFIPLKHNIEDQDQNQMDPSFFQIEHEPVDLTEVKIGEDYEIIVTNFAGLYRYKLGDVVKVMGFHNSTPELKFVCRRNLLLTINIDKNTEKDLQLAVEEASKLLGEEKLEVVDYSSHVDSSTDPGHYVIFWEISGEAGEEVLKECCNCLDRSFIDAGYVSSRKVNAIGALELRVVRRGTFQKILDHYLGLGSALSQFKTPRCVGPTNNLVLQILCGNVVESYFSTAF from the exons ATGTTGGAGAAGATGGAAGAGTTTGACCCGGAGAAAGTGATAGAGGAATTTGAAGCAATAACCCGAGACGCCGGGAAAGTTCAGAGAGAAACTCTCAAGAAAATTCTGGAGGAGAATGGATCGGCCGAGTACTTACAGAGTCTTGGTCTCAATGGAAGAACTGATCCTGAAAGCTTCAAGACTTGTGTCCCCCTTGTTACTCACAAGGAATTGGAGCCGTATATACACAGAATTGCAGACGGCGATCCTTCTCCAATTCTCACCGGAAAACCAATCACAACCATCTCATTAAG TTCTGGTACTACTCAGGGAAAGCCAAAGTTTGTACCTTTCAACGATGAGTTGATGGAATCCACCATGCAGATATATCGGACATCTTTTGCTTTTAGAAACAG AGAGTTTCCTATTGGGAATGGAAAGGGTTTGCAGTTTATTTACAGCAGCAAGCAGTTCCAGACCAAAGGGGGTCTGGCAGCTGGAACTGCTACTACTAATGTTTACAGAAATTCGCAGTTCAAGGAGACTATGAAGGCAATTCAATCCCAATCTTGCTGCCCAGATGAAGTAATATTTGGTCCTGATTTCCACCAGTCTTTGTACTGCCATCTCTTATGTGGGCTGATTTTTCGGGATGAAGTTCAGTTTGTATTCTCTACTTTTGCACATAGCATCCTCCACGCATTCAGAACCTTTGAACAAGTTTGGGAAGAATTGTGTACTGATATTAGGGAGGGGGTCCTCAGCAACCGAGTCTCCGCCCCATCGATCCGAGCAGCTATGTCGAAACTGCTCAAACCAAATCCTGAATTGGCTGATTTGGTCTATAAGAAGATTACAGGTTTGAGTAATTGGTATCGATTAATCCCGGAACTTTTTCCCAATGCAAAGTACATCTATGGGATCATGACTGGATCAATGGAGCCTTATTTGAGAAAACTGAGGCACTACGCGGGGGAGCTACCTCTGTTGAGTGCAGATTATGGGTCTTCTGAAGGATGGATTGGAGCAAATGTCAATCCAAAATTGCCACCTGAATCGGCCACTTTTGCCGTTCTTCCTAATATTGGGTTTTTTGAATTCATCCCACTGAAGCATAACATTGAGGATCAGGATCAAAATCAGATGGATCCTAGTTTCTTCCAAATCGAGCACGAGCCAGTGGACTTAACTGAAGTCAAAATTGGTGAAGATTATGAGATCATTGTCACTAATTTTGCAG GTCTCTACCGCTATAAGCTTGGAGATGTAGTAAAGGTGATGGGATTCCACAACTCCACCCCAGAACTCAAATTTGTCTGCAGGAGGAACCTTCTGCTAACCATCAACATTGACAAGAACACTGAGAAAGATTTGCAGCTTGCTGTGGAAGAAGCATCCAAGTTATTAGGAGAAGAAAAGCTGGAAGTTGTTGATTACTCTAGCCATGTAGACTCATCCACAGATCCTGGACACTATGTGATCTTTTGGGAAATAAGTGGTGAAGCAGGGGAGGAGGTTCTTAAGGAATGCTGCAACTGCTTGGATAGGTCTTTCATTGATGCTGGCTATGTTAGCTCGCGAAAGGTCAATGCCATCGGGGCGCTCGAGCTCCGAGTTGTTCGGAGAGGAACTTTCCAAAAGATTCTAGATCACTATCTAGGATTAGGGTCTGCTCTTAGCCAGTTTAAAACGCCAAGATGTGTAGGTCCAACAAACAATCTGGTGCTGCAAATCTTGTGTGGCAATGTTGTTGAGAGCTACTTTAGTACTGCTTTCTag
- the LOC108985239 gene encoding jasmonoyl--L-amino acid synthetase JAR4-like isoform X1 → MCAGCIRFNAFFLNKSSSHRSVIAFYIILQIVLLCQLGCSQSFVRMLEKMEEFDPEKVIEEFEAITRDAGKVQRETLKKILEENGSAEYLQSLGLNGRTDPESFKTCVPLVTHKELEPYIHRIADGDPSPILTGKPITTISLSSGTTQGKPKFVPFNDELMESTMQIYRTSFAFRNREFPIGNGKGLQFIYSSKQFQTKGGLAAGTATTNVYRNSQFKETMKAIQSQSCCPDEVIFGPDFHQSLYCHLLCGLIFRDEVQFVFSTFAHSILHAFRTFEQVWEELCTDIREGVLSNRVSAPSIRAAMSKLLKPNPELADLVYKKITGLSNWYRLIPELFPNAKYIYGIMTGSMEPYLRKLRHYAGELPLLSADYGSSEGWIGANVNPKLPPESATFAVLPNIGFFEFIPLKHNIEDQDQNQMDPSFFQIEHEPVDLTEVKIGEDYEIIVTNFAGLYRYKLGDVVKVMGFHNSTPELKFVCRRNLLLTINIDKNTEKDLQLAVEEASKLLGEEKLEVVDYSSHVDSSTDPGHYVIFWEISGEAGEEVLKECCNCLDRSFIDAGYVSSRKVNAIGALELRVVRRGTFQKILDHYLGLGSALSQFKTPRCVGPTNNLVLQILCGNVVESYFSTAF, encoded by the exons ATGTGCGCTGGATGTATTCGATTCAATGCATTCTTCTTAAATAAATCATCTTCACACCGTTCCGTGATCgccttttatataatattacaaatagTACTCCTTTGTCAGTTGGGCTGCAGTCAAAGCTTTGTGAGGATGTTGGAGAAGATGGAAGAGTTTGACCCGGAGAAAGTGATAGAGGAATTTGAAGCAATAACCCGAGACGCCGGGAAAGTTCAGAGAGAAACTCTCAAGAAAATTCTGGAGGAGAATGGATCGGCCGAGTACTTACAGAGTCTTGGTCTCAATGGAAGAACTGATCCTGAAAGCTTCAAGACTTGTGTCCCCCTTGTTACTCACAAGGAATTGGAGCCGTATATACACAGAATTGCAGACGGCGATCCTTCTCCAATTCTCACCGGAAAACCAATCACAACCATCTCATTAAG TTCTGGTACTACTCAGGGAAAGCCAAAGTTTGTACCTTTCAACGATGAGTTGATGGAATCCACCATGCAGATATATCGGACATCTTTTGCTTTTAGAAACAG AGAGTTTCCTATTGGGAATGGAAAGGGTTTGCAGTTTATTTACAGCAGCAAGCAGTTCCAGACCAAAGGGGGTCTGGCAGCTGGAACTGCTACTACTAATGTTTACAGAAATTCGCAGTTCAAGGAGACTATGAAGGCAATTCAATCCCAATCTTGCTGCCCAGATGAAGTAATATTTGGTCCTGATTTCCACCAGTCTTTGTACTGCCATCTCTTATGTGGGCTGATTTTTCGGGATGAAGTTCAGTTTGTATTCTCTACTTTTGCACATAGCATCCTCCACGCATTCAGAACCTTTGAACAAGTTTGGGAAGAATTGTGTACTGATATTAGGGAGGGGGTCCTCAGCAACCGAGTCTCCGCCCCATCGATCCGAGCAGCTATGTCGAAACTGCTCAAACCAAATCCTGAATTGGCTGATTTGGTCTATAAGAAGATTACAGGTTTGAGTAATTGGTATCGATTAATCCCGGAACTTTTTCCCAATGCAAAGTACATCTATGGGATCATGACTGGATCAATGGAGCCTTATTTGAGAAAACTGAGGCACTACGCGGGGGAGCTACCTCTGTTGAGTGCAGATTATGGGTCTTCTGAAGGATGGATTGGAGCAAATGTCAATCCAAAATTGCCACCTGAATCGGCCACTTTTGCCGTTCTTCCTAATATTGGGTTTTTTGAATTCATCCCACTGAAGCATAACATTGAGGATCAGGATCAAAATCAGATGGATCCTAGTTTCTTCCAAATCGAGCACGAGCCAGTGGACTTAACTGAAGTCAAAATTGGTGAAGATTATGAGATCATTGTCACTAATTTTGCAG GTCTCTACCGCTATAAGCTTGGAGATGTAGTAAAGGTGATGGGATTCCACAACTCCACCCCAGAACTCAAATTTGTCTGCAGGAGGAACCTTCTGCTAACCATCAACATTGACAAGAACACTGAGAAAGATTTGCAGCTTGCTGTGGAAGAAGCATCCAAGTTATTAGGAGAAGAAAAGCTGGAAGTTGTTGATTACTCTAGCCATGTAGACTCATCCACAGATCCTGGACACTATGTGATCTTTTGGGAAATAAGTGGTGAAGCAGGGGAGGAGGTTCTTAAGGAATGCTGCAACTGCTTGGATAGGTCTTTCATTGATGCTGGCTATGTTAGCTCGCGAAAGGTCAATGCCATCGGGGCGCTCGAGCTCCGAGTTGTTCGGAGAGGAACTTTCCAAAAGATTCTAGATCACTATCTAGGATTAGGGTCTGCTCTTAGCCAGTTTAAAACGCCAAGATGTGTAGGTCCAACAAACAATCTGGTGCTGCAAATCTTGTGTGGCAATGTTGTTGAGAGCTACTTTAGTACTGCTTTCTag
- the LOC108985239 gene encoding jasmonoyl--L-amino acid synthetase JAR4-like isoform X2, producing MLGCSQSFVRMLEKMEEFDPEKVIEEFEAITRDAGKVQRETLKKILEENGSAEYLQSLGLNGRTDPESFKTCVPLVTHKELEPYIHRIADGDPSPILTGKPITTISLSSGTTQGKPKFVPFNDELMESTMQIYRTSFAFRNREFPIGNGKGLQFIYSSKQFQTKGGLAAGTATTNVYRNSQFKETMKAIQSQSCCPDEVIFGPDFHQSLYCHLLCGLIFRDEVQFVFSTFAHSILHAFRTFEQVWEELCTDIREGVLSNRVSAPSIRAAMSKLLKPNPELADLVYKKITGLSNWYRLIPELFPNAKYIYGIMTGSMEPYLRKLRHYAGELPLLSADYGSSEGWIGANVNPKLPPESATFAVLPNIGFFEFIPLKHNIEDQDQNQMDPSFFQIEHEPVDLTEVKIGEDYEIIVTNFAGLYRYKLGDVVKVMGFHNSTPELKFVCRRNLLLTINIDKNTEKDLQLAVEEASKLLGEEKLEVVDYSSHVDSSTDPGHYVIFWEISGEAGEEVLKECCNCLDRSFIDAGYVSSRKVNAIGALELRVVRRGTFQKILDHYLGLGSALSQFKTPRCVGPTNNLVLQILCGNVVESYFSTAF from the exons ATG TTGGGCTGCAGTCAAAGCTTTGTGAGGATGTTGGAGAAGATGGAAGAGTTTGACCCGGAGAAAGTGATAGAGGAATTTGAAGCAATAACCCGAGACGCCGGGAAAGTTCAGAGAGAAACTCTCAAGAAAATTCTGGAGGAGAATGGATCGGCCGAGTACTTACAGAGTCTTGGTCTCAATGGAAGAACTGATCCTGAAAGCTTCAAGACTTGTGTCCCCCTTGTTACTCACAAGGAATTGGAGCCGTATATACACAGAATTGCAGACGGCGATCCTTCTCCAATTCTCACCGGAAAACCAATCACAACCATCTCATTAAG TTCTGGTACTACTCAGGGAAAGCCAAAGTTTGTACCTTTCAACGATGAGTTGATGGAATCCACCATGCAGATATATCGGACATCTTTTGCTTTTAGAAACAG AGAGTTTCCTATTGGGAATGGAAAGGGTTTGCAGTTTATTTACAGCAGCAAGCAGTTCCAGACCAAAGGGGGTCTGGCAGCTGGAACTGCTACTACTAATGTTTACAGAAATTCGCAGTTCAAGGAGACTATGAAGGCAATTCAATCCCAATCTTGCTGCCCAGATGAAGTAATATTTGGTCCTGATTTCCACCAGTCTTTGTACTGCCATCTCTTATGTGGGCTGATTTTTCGGGATGAAGTTCAGTTTGTATTCTCTACTTTTGCACATAGCATCCTCCACGCATTCAGAACCTTTGAACAAGTTTGGGAAGAATTGTGTACTGATATTAGGGAGGGGGTCCTCAGCAACCGAGTCTCCGCCCCATCGATCCGAGCAGCTATGTCGAAACTGCTCAAACCAAATCCTGAATTGGCTGATTTGGTCTATAAGAAGATTACAGGTTTGAGTAATTGGTATCGATTAATCCCGGAACTTTTTCCCAATGCAAAGTACATCTATGGGATCATGACTGGATCAATGGAGCCTTATTTGAGAAAACTGAGGCACTACGCGGGGGAGCTACCTCTGTTGAGTGCAGATTATGGGTCTTCTGAAGGATGGATTGGAGCAAATGTCAATCCAAAATTGCCACCTGAATCGGCCACTTTTGCCGTTCTTCCTAATATTGGGTTTTTTGAATTCATCCCACTGAAGCATAACATTGAGGATCAGGATCAAAATCAGATGGATCCTAGTTTCTTCCAAATCGAGCACGAGCCAGTGGACTTAACTGAAGTCAAAATTGGTGAAGATTATGAGATCATTGTCACTAATTTTGCAG GTCTCTACCGCTATAAGCTTGGAGATGTAGTAAAGGTGATGGGATTCCACAACTCCACCCCAGAACTCAAATTTGTCTGCAGGAGGAACCTTCTGCTAACCATCAACATTGACAAGAACACTGAGAAAGATTTGCAGCTTGCTGTGGAAGAAGCATCCAAGTTATTAGGAGAAGAAAAGCTGGAAGTTGTTGATTACTCTAGCCATGTAGACTCATCCACAGATCCTGGACACTATGTGATCTTTTGGGAAATAAGTGGTGAAGCAGGGGAGGAGGTTCTTAAGGAATGCTGCAACTGCTTGGATAGGTCTTTCATTGATGCTGGCTATGTTAGCTCGCGAAAGGTCAATGCCATCGGGGCGCTCGAGCTCCGAGTTGTTCGGAGAGGAACTTTCCAAAAGATTCTAGATCACTATCTAGGATTAGGGTCTGCTCTTAGCCAGTTTAAAACGCCAAGATGTGTAGGTCCAACAAACAATCTGGTGCTGCAAATCTTGTGTGGCAATGTTGTTGAGAGCTACTTTAGTACTGCTTTCTag